A window from Vigna angularis cultivar LongXiaoDou No.4 chromosome 7, ASM1680809v1, whole genome shotgun sequence encodes these proteins:
- the LOC108336840 gene encoding GATA transcription factor 12, producing the protein MESPNSSAIFPQFTLDTTKNNNPDHFIVEDLLDFSNDDAVNADTIFDSLPVNSTDSSNVTAVDSCNSSSFSGYDPNTIPDIGSRSLSDGHFSGDLCVPYDDIAELEWLSNFVEESFSSEDLQKMQLISGMNARNDHVPKARGFPSEPTRNGFHSEPTRNNPIFNSEVSVPAKARSKRSRGPPCNWASRLLVLSPTTSSSDTEVVAPVSTHSGTKKPAKTTPRKKDSGDGSGGDGRRCLHCATDKTPQWRTGPMGPKTLCNACGVRYKSGRLVPEYRPAASPTFVLTKHSNSHRKVLELRRQKEMVRAQQHQQQQFLQHHHHQNMLLDVSNSEDYLVHQHVGPDYRQLI; encoded by the exons ATGGAATCACCCAACTCATCCGCCATTTTCCCACAATTCACCCTAGACACCACCAAAAACAATAACCCTGACCACTTCATTGTCGAGGACCTTTTGGATTTCTCCAACGACGATGCTGTAAACGCCGACACCATATTCGATTCTCTCCCTGTCAACTCCACCGACTCTTCCAACGTCACCGCCGTTGATAGCTGCaactcctcctccttctccggCTACGACCCCAATACCATTCCGGACATTGGTAGCCGGAGTCTCTCCGATGGTCATTTTTCCGGTGACCTATGCGTACCG TATGATGATATAGCAGAGCTAGAATGGCTTTCGAATTTCGTGGAGGAGTCGTTTTCCAGCGAGGACCTGCAGAAGATGCAGCTGATATCAGGCATGAATGCGAGAAACGACCACGTACCAAAGGCCCGCGGGTTCCCCTCCGAGCCCACAAGAAACGGGTTTCATTCCGAGCCCACCCGAAACAACCCGATATTCAATTCGGAAGTGTCGGTCCCAGCCAAGGCCCGTAGCAAAAGGTCCCGCGGGCCCCCATGCAACTGGGCATCGCGCCTCCTCGTCCTGTCCCCAACGACGTCGTCTTCAGACACTGAGGTCGTTGCTCCTGTTTCCACTCATTCCGGCACAAAAAAACCCGCGAAGACAACACCGAGAAAGAAGGACAGCGGCGATGGCAGTGGTGGAGACGGACGCAGATGTCTGCATTGCGCCACGGACAAGACACCACAGTGGCGAACCGGGCCCATGGGTCCAAAGACGCTGTGTAACGCGTGTGGAGTGAGGTACAAGTCGGGGCGGCTGGTGCCCGAGTACAGACCCGCGGCAAGCCCAACGTTTGTTCTGACAAAACACTCGAACTCGCACCGCAAGGTTCTAGAGCTGCGAAGGCAGAAGGAGATGGTGCGGGCCCAACAGCACCAGCAACAACAGTTCCTACAACACCATCATCATCAGAACATGCTGTTAGACGTATCCAACAGTGAAGATTACTTGGTCCACCAACACGTGGGACCCGATTACAGGCAGCTTATCTAG